One stretch of Deltaproteobacteria bacterium DNA includes these proteins:
- a CDS encoding RNA-binding protein translates to MSNKIFVGNLSFDTTQEELSALLSQAGKVSRVHIGTDRETGRSRGFAFAEFASDTEAADAIRKFDGYDLGGRRLRVNGAEDRPSRPAGGGAGGYRPTALPQRPAFSAPQNIFAAGDPFASEVGMGGGGRPNKSKGSRRGLRARKRSLGGY, encoded by the coding sequence ATTTCGAACAAAATTTTCGTCGGCAATTTGAGCTTCGATACCACCCAGGAAGAGCTCTCGGCGTTGTTGTCCCAAGCGGGCAAGGTGTCCCGCGTTCACATCGGAACCGATCGCGAGACCGGCCGCTCTCGCGGGTTCGCCTTCGCCGAGTTCGCATCAGACACGGAGGCAGCCGACGCCATCCGGAAGTTCGACGGCTACGACCTCGGGGGACGACGGTTGCGGGTGAACGGCGCGGAAGACCGCCCGTCGCGTCCCGCCGGTGGCGGCGCCGGCGGCTATCGCCCTACCGCGCTGCCGCAGCGTCCGGCGTTCTCGGCTCCTCAGAACATCTTTGCCGCCGGTGATCCCTTCGCGAGCGAAGTCGGCATGGGCGGCGGTGGACGCCCCAACAAGAGCAAAGGCAGTCGGCGCGGGCTGCGCGCGCGCAAGCGAAGTCTCGGCGGGTATTGA